The following proteins come from a genomic window of Lycium ferocissimum isolate CSIRO_LF1 chromosome 4, AGI_CSIRO_Lferr_CH_V1, whole genome shotgun sequence:
- the LOC132051878 gene encoding replication factor C subunit 3 codes for MAETMEIDDKPNKGKNIVFSTSNNEPKSVPWVEKFRPQSLDDVAAHRDIVETIDRLASSNRLPHLLLYGPPGTGKTSTILALARKLYGTQMNNMVLELNASDDRGIDVVRQQIQDFASTQSISFGAKSAVKLVLLDEADAMTKDAQFALRRVIEKYTRNTRFALICNNVNKVIPALQSRCTRFRFAPLDAVHVSERLKHVIEAERLDVPEGGLKALVQLSNGDMRKALNILQSTHMASQLITEEAVYLCTGNPLPKDIEQISYWLLNEPFAISCKRISDIKTIKGLALVDIVREVTMFVFKIKMPADVRVQLINEMADIEYRLTFGCNDKLQLGSLIAAFTRARAALVSAAK; via the exons AtggcggaaacaatggagatcGACGATAAACCAAACAAGGGTAAAAACATAGTCTTTTCAACATCCAATAATGAACCCAAATCTGTTCCTTGGGTCGAAAAATTTCGTCCTCAATCCCTCGATGACGTGGCTGCTCATCGTGATATTGTTGAAACCA ttgATAGGCTTGCGAGTAGTAATAGGTTGCCGCATTTGCTGCTTTATGGACCGCCTGGAACTGGAAAGACATCTACAATTCTTGCTCTTGCTCGGAAGCTATATGGGACTCAGATGAACAATATGGTTTTAGAGCTGAATGCGTCTGATGATCGCGGGATTGATGTGGTGCGACAGCAGATTCAGGACTTTGCTAGTACTCAGAGCATCTCATTTGG TGCAAAGTCAGCGGTGAAGTTAGTACTATTGGATGAAGCAGATGCGATGACAAAAGATGCACAGTTTGCTCTGCGTCGAG TGATTGAGAAATATACAAGAAACACTAGGTTTGCTTTGATATGTAACAATGTCAACAAGGTTATTCCTGCCCTACAATCACGATGTACACGATTTAGGTTTGCTCCACTCGATGCAGTTCATGTCTCTGAGCGGCTCAAACATGTTATCGAGGCTGAACG GCTTGATGTCCCCGAGGGTGGTTTAAAGGCACTTGTACAATTGAGCAACGGCGACATGCGAAAAGCTTTAAACATTTTGCAG TCAACACACATGGCTTCTCAGCTGATTACGGAAGAAGCTGTCTATCTGTGCACTGGAAATCCATTGCCGAAGGACATTGAGCAGATCTCTTACTGGCTTCTGAATGAACCCTTTGCTATCAGTTGCAAAC GAATATCAGACATCAAGACAATAAAAGGGTTAGCTCTGGTGGATATCGTGAGAGAAGTAACCAT GTTTGTCTTCAAGATTAAGATGCCAGCAGATGTTCGAGTTCAGCTGATCAATGAGATGGCTGATATTGA GTATAGGTTAACTTTTGGTTGCAATGACAAGTTGCAGCTTGGATCACTGATTGCTGCTTTTACACGAGCAAGAGCCGCACTTGTTTCAGCTGCAAAGTAA
- the LOC132051877 gene encoding protein CELLULOSE SYNTHASE INTERACTIVE 3-like — protein MSDLSSLELRDKAVSSSSQKSRESNETAEMDDPEKTLPQVAQLIDQLHLNQSSAHEKELTTARLLGIAKARKEARRLIGSHGQAMPLFISILRNGTLFAKVNVASTLTVLCRDEDIRLKVLLGGCIPPLLSLLKSDSPEARKAAAEAIFKVSPRGVSDDHFGMKIFITEGVVPTLWEQLNPKQKPDKAVEGFVVGALRNLCGDKDGHWRTTLEGGGVDIIVKLLSSSSASTQSNAASLLARMMLAFSDSIPKVIDSGGIKALFSLLAQQDDVSVRASAAEALEVLTSKSTKAKKAVVDSQGVTALIGAVIAPCKEKNQSEEGEKLQQLVFAPSKERKQGEIGEKLQQHAIQALANICGGMSPLLLYLSELAQSPRLAAPVADIIGALAYALMVFEHNAEEEQFDATKIENILAMLLKPRDNKLVQERLLEAMASLYGNAYLSKRVQQSESKKALTGLTTMASGDALEYLILSLLRLCCDGMTVWEAIGKREGIQLLISLLGLSSEKHQEYAVEMLAILTNQINESKWAITAAGGIPPLVQLLEMGSQKARENAALIIHNLCCHSEDIRACAESAGAIQALLSLLKNGESKGQEASARALTKLITASDPATTNQLLVLLLGDLPSSKAHVTEVLGHVLTLASHSDLVNKGAAANQGLMSIVHVLNSSNAQTQVCAASVLADVFSTRHDICDSLATDEVVNPCMKLLGSNSPAVATQSARVLRALSRASKEKSTNKMPYIGEGHVKPLIKLAKTAPIDSAATAMAALANLLSDPEIAAEALQEDVVSALTRVLGEGSSEGRRNASRALRKLLRHFPVEDVFNGSAQRRFAVLAMVESLNVMNVDGTDTADALDVIALLTRTKQGTDSTYRSCLAEVPSSLEPLVHCLSEGSSLVQDKAIEILSRLCGDQPVFLGNLLLSKSRSIGALADRIINSCTLEVRVGGTALIICAAKEHKPQSMDGLDASGYLKPLIYALVDMMKPNCTSSSLQIEVRTPRGFTERTPFGEGNEFEAPDPAIVLGGTVALWLLSIISSFHVKNTSTVVEAGGLEALSDKLARHGSNPQAEDAEGSWISALLLAILFQNTNIVSSPTIMRIIPSLALLLKSDEMIVRLFAAHAIASLVCHQKKGINLTVVNSGAITGLISLIGHIEIDMPNLVSLSEEFSLVRYPDQVSLEVLFEIEEVRVGSAARRTIPLLVDLLKPLPDRAGAPPLAVRLLTQIADGNDENKSIMAEAGALDALAKYLSLSPQDLTEATISELLRIIFSNSDLIQHQAAVSCSVQLIAVLRLGSRSARLSAASALKELFDNEKIRNSEASVQAVQPLADMLDATSESEQYVALSSLVKLTSGNDSKAAVMADLDRNPLESLYKILSSSSPMELKSDAAELCFVLFGDPNIRILPIASECLDPLVLLMQSDVERAVESAVCAFERLLDDEHPVDLASANELVGILVHLISGSNHRLIEASIFALIKLGKDRTPRKLDMVKAGILENCLELLPTASSSLCSTIAELFRVLTNSSAISKSPSAAKIVEPLFTVLQRSDFGLWGQHSALQTLLNILEKPQCLATLKLTPSQVIEPLISFLESPAQAIQQLGTELLSHLLAQEHFKQDITSKNAVVPLVQLAGIGILNLQQTAISALESISLKWPKEVADAGGIFELSKVIVQDDPLPPDTLWESAAMILCNVIQSNADYYLKVPLVVLVKMLYSTVESTVTLALNALIDLEKTDLSNGELMAEAGAVDALLDLLRSHQYEEASAGLIEALFNNVRIRELKVSKYAIAPLAQYLLDPQTTSQSPRLLAALALGDLSQHEGLARATDSVSACRALISLLEDHPTEEMTMVAICALQNFVMHSRTNRRAVAEADGILLVQELLLSPNSEIVVQAALLIRFLFSNHTLKDYASNELIRSLTAALEKEFCATETANEEILKSIYIIFSNFPKLQLSEAGTLCIPYLVTALKSGSEAAQDSVLTTLCLLQQSWSTMPIDVSKSQAMVAAEAIPILQMLIKTSPPGFHERADSLLHCLPGCLTVTIKRANNLRHVMGGTNPFCRLTIANGPARQTKVVSRSTSPEWNEGFTWAFDVPPKGQKLQISCKGKTTFGKSTLGSVTIQIDKVVNEGIQTDTYSLSHERNKDGSSQTLEVEMTWSNRTSNESVK, from the exons ATGTCAGACCTATCTTCCCTTGAATTAAGGGACAAGGCAGTGTCATCCTCTTCTCAGAAGAGCAG GGAATCCAATGAAACTGCAGAAATGGATGATCCGGAAAAGACACTGCCGCAGGTTGCTCAACTTATTGATCAGCTGCATCTGAATCAATCATCTGCACACGAAAAGGAACTTACCACAGCACGTCTTCTAGGCATTGCTAAAGCAAGGAAAGAAGCACGGCGTCTTATTGGTTCACATGGCCAAGCAATGCCACTGTTCATATCAATTCTCAGAAATGGAACTCTTTTTGCAAAAGTCAATGTAGCTTCAACCTTAACTGTATTGTGCAGAGATGAAGATATACGGTTGAAGGTGCTTCTAGGTGGATGTATTCCTCCTCTACTTTCACTGTTGAAGTCAGATTCACCTGAAGCAAGGAAAGCAGCTGCCGAAGCAATTTTTAAGGTGTCACCTAGGGGGGTTTCAGATGATCAttttggcatgaaaatattcATTACGGAAGGTGTCGTACCAACTTTGTGGGAGCAGCTGAATCCAAAACAGAAGCCGGACAAAGCAGTGGAAGGATTTGTTGTTGGGGCTTTGAGAAATCTCTGCGGTGATAAAGATGGACATTGGAGGACAACACTAGAGGGTGGTGGAGTCGACATTATTGTTAAACTTCTTTCTTCTAGTAGTGCTTCCACTCAATCAAATGCAGCTTCTCTATTGGCCCGTATGATGTTGGCGTTCAGTGATAGCATCCCAAAAGTAATTGATTCTGGAGGAATCAAAGCTCTCTTTAGCCTCTTAGCTCAGCAAGATGATGTTTCTGTACGTGCCAGTGCAGCTGAGGCTTTAGAGGTTCTGACTTCAAAATCAACCAAAGCAAAGAAAGCTGTTGTTGACTCACAGGGAGTCACAGCACTGATAGGAGCTGTCATTGCTCCttgtaaagaaaaaaatcaaagtgAGGAAGGAGAGAAACTTCAGCAGCTTGTATTTGCTCCTtctaaagaaagaaagcaaggtGAGATCGGAGAAAAACTTCAGCAGCATGCAATACAAGCTTTAGCCAATATATGTGGCGGAATGTCTCCTCTGTTACTATATCTGAGTGAGCTTGCGCAGTCCCCAAGGTTAGCTGCTCCGGTGGCTGATATAATCGGAGCTCTTGCTTATGCTCTTATGGTCTTTGAGCACAATGCAGAAGAAGAACAATTTGATGCGACAAAAATTGAGAATATTCTTGCAATGCTCCTAAAGCCACGGGATAATAAGTTGGTTCAGGAGCGTCTTCTTGAGGCTATGGCAAGCCTTTATGGCAATGCTTATCTGTCAAAACGGGTCCAACAATCAGAATCTAAGAAGGCTCTTACTGGGCTCACAACAATGGCAAGTGGTGATGCACTAGAGTATTTAATACTATCCCTATTACGTTTATGCTGTGATGGAATGACTGTTTGGGAAGCAATTGGAAAGAGGGAAGGAATTCAGTTACTGATATCACTGCTGGGTTTATCCAGTGAAAAGCATCAAGAGTATGCTGTTGAAATGCTTGCAATCCTAACTAACCAAATCAACGAGAGCAAGTGGGCAATCACTGCTGCTGGTGGGATCCCACCACTGGTCCAGTTACTAGAAATGGGGTCTCAAAAGGCTAGGGAAAATGCAGCACTTATTATTCATAACCTTTGCTGTCATAGTGAAGACATTCGTGCCTGTGCTGAAAGTGCTGGAGCTATACAGGCGTTATTATCGCTCCTCAAAAATGGTGAATCAAAGGGGCAAGAAGCGTCAGCTAGGGCTTTAACAAAGCTAATCACAGCATCTGATCCAGCTACCACTAATCAATTGTTAGTGTTGCTCCTGGGAGATTTACCAAGCTCAAAGGCCCATGTAACTGAGGTGTTAGGTCATGTGCTTACCTTGGCATCTCACAGTGACCTTGTGAATAAAGGTGCTGCAGCTAACCAAGGGCTAATGTCGATAGTACATGTTCTTAATTCCTCAAATGCACAGACTCAAGTATGTGCTGCCTCTGTCCTGGCAGATGTATTTAGCACTCGACATGATATTTGTGATAGTCTCGCTACAGATGAAGTGGTTAATCCTTGCATGAAGCTTTTGGGTAGCAATTCTCCAGCTGTTGCAACACAATCAGCTCGAGTCTTGCGTGCTTTATCCCGTGcatcaaaagaaaaatctacaaataagaTGCCTTATATTGGTGAAGGGCATGTAAAGCCTTTGATCAAGCTGGCCAAAACAGCACCCATTGATTCTGCAGCTACTGCAATGGCTGCTCTAGCCAATCTGTTGTCTGATCCAGAGATAGCTGCGGAAGCGCTGCAGGAAGACGTTGTTTCAGCTTTGACAAGAGTTTTAGGAGAAGGGTCGTCAGAAGGTAGGAGAAACGCATCACGTGCCCTTCGTAAGCTATTGAGGCATTTTCCCGTTGAAGATGTATTCAATGGAAGTGCTCAACGTCGATTTGCTGTTCTAGCTATGGTGGAATCATTAAATGTGATGAATGTTGATGGTACTGATACTGCAGATGCTTTAGACGTTATTGCACTTTTGACTAGGACAAAACAAGGCACAGATTCCACTTACCGTTCATGCCTTGCTGAAGTTCCATCTAGTTTAGAGCCTCTTGTACATTGCCTTTCTGAGGGATCTTCCCTTGTCCAAGATAAGGCAATAGAAATTCTATCAAGGCTTTGCGGAGATCAACCAGTTTTTCTGGGTAACCTGTTATTATCAAAATCAAGGTCTATCGGTGCATTGGCTGATAGAATAATTAATTCTTGCACTCTAGAAGTAAGAGTTGGTGGAACCGCATTGATCATTTGTGCTGCCAAGGAGCATAAACCTCAGTCAATGGATGGACTTGATGCATCTGGTTACTTGAAACCTCTTATATATGCATTAGTTGACATGATGAAGCCAAACTGCACTAGTTCTTCCCTACAAATTGAAGTCAGAACCCCTAGAGGCTTCACAGAAAGAACTCCATTTGGAGAAGGAAATGAGTTTGAAGCTCCTGATCCAGCAATAGTTTTGGGGGGTACAGTTGCGCTTTGGTTGCTCTCAATAatttcatcatttcatgtcaagAACACATCCACTGTAGTGGAAGCTGGGGGACTTGAGGCCCTTTCCGACAAGCTTGCAAGGCATGGTTCCAACCCACAG GCAGAAGATGCAGAGGGCTCGTGGATCAGTGCACTGCTATTAGCTATTTTATTCCAGAATACAAACATTGTATCCTCTCCAACAATCATGCGCATTATACCTTCGCTTGCACTTCTTCTGAAATCAGATGAAATGATTGTCCGACTTTTTGCTGCTCACGCAATAGCCAGTCTTGTCTGTCATCAGAAAAAGGGAATAAATCTTACTGTTGTAAATTCAGGTGCAATCACTGGTCTGATAAGCTTGATTGGTCACATTGAAATAGATATGCCAAATCTTGTTTCTCTATCCGAAGAATTCTCATTAGTAAGATACCCAGATCAGGTTTCTCTGGAAGTCCTCTTTGAAATTGAAGAAGTGAGAGTTGGTTCCGCTGCACGCAGAACTATCCCTTTATTGGTGGATCTGTTAAAACCACTTCCAGATAGAGCAGGTGCCCCCCCATTAGCTGTTCGTCTTTTGACTCAAATTGCAGATGGCAATGATGAAAACAAATCAATTATGGCTGAAGCTGGCGCACTGGATGCTCTAGCAAAGTACCTATCTTTGAGCCCTCAAGACTTGACCGAGGCAACTATTTCTGAACTACTGAGAATTATATTTAGCAATTCTGATCTTATTCAACATCAAGCTGCAGTTAGTTGCTCTGTTCAACTGATTGCTGTCCTTCGTTTGGGGTCAAGGAGTGCAAGGCTGAGTGCTGCTAGTGCTTTAAAAGAACTCTTTGATAATGAGAAGATTAGAAATTCTGAAGCATCAGTTCAAGCAGTTCAACCTTTGGCGGACATGCTTGATGCTACATCAGAAAGTGAACAATATGTTGCCCTTAGTTCCTTGGTCAAGTTGACTTCAGGGAATGATTCAAAAGCAGCAGTGATGGCTGATTTAGATAGGAATCCTCTTGAGAGTTTATACAAAATTCTGTCTTCATCTTCTCCGATGGAACTGAAAAGTGATGCTGCTGAATTATGCTTTGTACTTTTTGGTGATCCAAATATCAGAATATTGCCCATTGCTTCTGAATGCTTAGATCCCCTTGTACTGCTTATGCAATCAGATGTGGAAAGAGCCGTGGAATCAGCTGTTTGTGCTTTCGAGAGGTTGTTAGATGATGAGCATCCGGTGGATCTTGCATCAGCAAATGAGCTTGTTGGTATTCTGGTTCATCTGATTTCTGGATCAAACCATCGGCTCATTGAAGCGAGTATTTTTGCACTTATTAAGCTGGGCAAAGACCGAACTCCACGCAAGTTGGATATGGTGAAAGCAGGAATATTAGAAAATTGTCTTGAGCTACTCCCTACTGCATCCAGTTCCTTGTGCTCCACAATTGCAGAACTCTTCCGTGTCTTGACAAATAGTAGTGCTATTTCAAAAAGTCCATCTGCTGCAAAAATCGTAGAACCTCTTTTTACGGTTTTGCAGCGGTCAGATTTTGGATTGTGGGGACAGCACAGTGCGTTGCAAACTCttctaaatattctagagaaGCCACAATGTCTTGCAACTCTAAAACTTACTCCTAGCCAGGTCATTGAGCCTCTGATTTCCTTCCTTGAATCCCCAGCTCAAGCTATCCAGCAGCTTGGCACCGAACTGCTATCCCATCTCCTTGCACAAGAGCATTTTAAGCAAGATATAACATCAAAAAATGCAGTAGTGCCCCTAGTGCAGCTAGCAGGCATTGGTATCTTGAATTTGCAACAGACAGCAATTAGTGCTTTAGAAAGTATCTCATTAAAATGGCCAAAGGAAGTTGCTGATGCCGGTGGCATTTTTGAGCTTTCAAAGGTTATCGTTCAAGATGATCCCCTACCTCCTGATACATTATGGGAGTCAGCAGCTATGATTCTCTGCAATGTCATACAATCTAACGCTGATTATTACCTCAAGGTTCCCCTGGTGGTTCTTGTAAAGATGCTGTATTCAACGGTGGAGAGTACTGTTACTCTTGCACTTAATGCTCTGATAGATCTTGAAAAGACTGATCTATCTAATGGTGAACTGATGGCTGAAGCTGGTGCTGTAGATGCTCTTCTAGATCTGCTAAGATCTCACCAGTATGAAGAAGCATCAGCAGGACTGATTGAAGCTCTATTCAACAACGTCCGAATACGAGAATTGAAGGTATCTAAGTATGCAATAGCACCTCTGGCACAATATTTACTAGATCCACAGACTACATCGCAGTCCCCAAGGCTTCTTGCTGCTCTTGCACTTGGTGATCTCTCCCAGCATGAAGGACTTGCTAGAGCAACCGATTCTGTATCTGCCTGTCGAGCACTGataagtttgcttgaagatcACCCAACGGAAGAGATGACAATGGTGGCCATTTGTGCATTGCAAAATTTTGTCATGCACAGCCGAACCAACAGGAGAGCTGTCGCAGAAGCAGATGGAATATTACTAGTTCAAGAACTACTTCTGTCCCCTAATTCAGAAATTGTAGTCCAGGCAGCTCTGCTCATAAGGTTTTTGTTCTCAAATCATACGCTTAAGGACTATGCATCAAATGAACTTATCAGATCTTTGACAG CTGCGCTAGAGAAGGAATTTTGTGCCACAGAAACTGCTAATGAAGAGATCTTGAAGAGCATTTACattatattttccaattttcccaaGCTCCAACTTTCTGAAGCTGGGACCCTTTGTATCCCTTATCTGGTGACAGCACTGAAATCTGGCAGCGAGGCTGCTCAGGATTCAGTGTTGACCACATTGtgcttactccaacaatcctGGTCAACCATGCCAATTGACGTCTCAAAATCTCAAGCAATGGTTGCAGCTGAAGCCATTCCAATCCTACAAATGCTGATAAAAACTTCCCCACCAGGTTTCCATGAACGAGCAGACAGCCTGCTGCATTGCTTACCAGGTTGTTTGACCGTCACCATTAAGCGTGCAAACAATCTAAGACATGTCATGGGAGGGACAAATCCTTTTTGTCGATTGACTATCGCCAATGGTCCGGCACGACAAACTAAG GTCGTTAGTCGCAGTACATCCCCAGAATGGAATGAAGGATTCACATGGGCTTTTGACGTTCCACCGAAGGGACAAAAGTTGCAGATCTCGTGCAAAGGCAAAACTACTTTTGGAAAG TCTACGCTTGGGAGTGTAACGATCCAAATTGATAAAGTGGTAAATGAAGGCATACAGACTGATACTTACAGCCTCAGTCATGAACGCAACAAGGATGGCTCATCCCAGACTCTAGAGGTTGAGATGACCTGGTCCAATAGGACGTCCAATGAAAGTGTTAAGTGA
- the LOC132054482 gene encoding ras-related protein Rab-2-A-like yields MLYYKYLFKFIIVGETGVGKTCLLFQYTTARFNPVHEFTVGSGYGSRMIAIDDKPIKLQLWDTAGTEQFRAITRSYYRGAVGALLVYDVTQRDTFKKLSSWLDDIRKEGGERLTVTVVANKCDVEGDIRVVSEEEGKEFARVNGCSFKEVSARTGVQVEEVFDMTANEIYNKIGKGVFGEVEESPVIRIGNWREKKIEVVVTKRFSSCCG; encoded by the coding sequence ATGTTGTATTACAAGTATCTGTTCAAGTTCATCATAGTAGGTGAAACCGGAGTAGGAAAAACCTGCCTCCTTTTCCAGTACACAACTGCACGATTCAATCCGGTTCACGAATTCACAGTCGGGTCCGGATACGGATCAAGAATGATCGCCATAGACGATAAGCCAATAAAGTTACAATTATGGGACACAGCAGGAACAGAACAGTTCAGAGCAATAACAAGATCTTATTACAGAGGTGCTGTTGGAGCTTTACTAGTTTACGACGTTACTCAAAGAGATACGTTCAAGAAACTTTCAAGTTGGTTGGATGATATACGTAAAGAAGGTGGTGAGAGATTGACAGTAACGGTGGTGGCAAATAAGTGTGATGTTGAGGGAGATATTAGGGTTGTTAGTGAAGAGGAAGGTAAGGAATTTGCGAGGGTTAACGGTTGTTCGTTTAAGGAAGTTTCTGCTAGAACGGGGGTGCAAGTTGAGGAGGTATTTGATATGACGGCTAACGAAATATATAACAAGATTGGAAAAGGGGTGTTTGGGGAGGTTGAGGAATCTCCAGTAATTAGAATTGGtaattggagagaaaaaaagattGAAGTTGTTGTTACTAAAAGATTTAGCTCATGTTGTGGTTGA
- the LOC132053858 gene encoding uncharacterized protein LOC132053858 produces the protein MDKFSIKQVYNKLRGVFVKVDWRRLTCNNCGCPKWVFILQLVMLRRIYTKDRLARWGLIQNKVCSLCEEEDESIEHLFFECTFSNALWTTMLRWMGLHRAAMGWQQEVTWAINYAKGQNAAADAYRLVLGAVFIIYGLRETTDNSKGRRVR, from the coding sequence GGGCGTATTTGTCAAAGTGGACTGGAGGAGGCTGACGTGCAACAATTGTGGATGTCCAAAATGGGTGTTCATATTGCAACTAGTAATGCTGAGGAGGATTTATACAAAAGACAGGTTGGCCAGATGGGGGTTGATACAGAATAAAGTGTGTTCTTTATGTGAGGAGGAAGATGAGTCCATAGAACACTTATTTTTTGAGTGCACATTTTCTAATGCACTGTGGACAACAATGCTTAGATGGATGGGGCTTCATAGAGCAGCAATGGGCTGGCAACAAGAGGTGACCTGGGCTATCAATTATGCTAAGGGTCAAAATGCAGCTGCTGATGCCTACAGACTGGTTCTAGGGGCAGTGTTTATCATTTATGGATTGAGAGAAACCACAGACAATTCCAAGGGAAGAAGAGTACGATGA